A single region of the Nocardioides aquaticus genome encodes:
- a CDS encoding ABC transporter ATP-binding protein — protein sequence MTSTPTTSATAGAPLLEVSSLSVRFPTHDGLVQAVTDLSYTVRRGQTLGIVGESGSGKSVSSMAVLGLHDPKQTRLEGSIRINGREIIGASSSTLRELRGQEVAMIFQDPLTALHPFYSIGRQIIEAYRIHHKVSKSVARKRAIEVLDRVGIPQPQSRVDDFPHQFSGGMRQRAMIAMALVNDPTLLIADEPTTALDVTVQAQILDLLQDLQREFDSAIVMITHDLGVIAEVADDVLVMYGGRAVEKGPCKEILTHPEMPYTWGLLSSIPEVTGDVDVPLVPIPGTPPSLLNPPSGCAFNPRCTFRDQVPGDLCRTELPPLVPGGRGPGHEKRCHLPDPDAVFEAKQAELLTSAGHDPHAPTTGEDAR from the coding sequence GTGACCAGCACCCCCACCACCTCGGCCACCGCGGGCGCCCCGCTGCTCGAGGTGAGCAGCCTGTCGGTGCGCTTCCCGACCCACGACGGCCTGGTCCAGGCCGTCACCGACCTCAGCTACACGGTGCGCCGGGGCCAGACCCTCGGCATCGTGGGGGAGTCCGGCTCCGGCAAGAGCGTCTCCTCGATGGCGGTGCTCGGGCTGCACGACCCGAAGCAGACCCGCCTCGAGGGCTCCATCCGGATCAACGGCCGCGAGATCATCGGGGCGTCGTCCTCGACGCTGAGGGAGCTGCGCGGGCAGGAGGTCGCGATGATCTTCCAGGACCCGCTGACCGCGCTGCACCCGTTCTACTCGATCGGGCGCCAGATCATCGAGGCGTACCGGATCCACCACAAGGTGTCGAAGTCGGTGGCCCGCAAGCGCGCCATCGAGGTGCTCGACCGGGTCGGCATCCCGCAGCCGCAGTCGCGCGTCGACGACTTTCCGCACCAGTTCTCCGGCGGCATGCGCCAGCGCGCGATGATCGCGATGGCCCTGGTCAACGACCCGACCCTGCTGATCGCCGACGAGCCGACCACCGCGCTCGACGTGACCGTCCAGGCCCAGATCCTGGACCTGCTCCAGGACCTCCAGCGCGAGTTCGACTCCGCGATCGTGATGATCACCCACGACCTCGGCGTGATCGCCGAGGTCGCCGACGACGTGCTGGTGATGTACGGCGGTCGCGCGGTGGAGAAGGGCCCCTGCAAGGAGATCCTGACCCACCCCGAGATGCCCTACACGTGGGGCCTGCTGTCGAGCATCCCCGAGGTCACCGGCGACGTCGACGTCCCGCTGGTCCCGATCCCGGGCACCCCGCCCAGCCTGCTGAACCCGCCGTCCGGCTGCGCGTTCAACCCGCGGTGCACCTTCCGCGACCAGGTCCCCGGTGACCTGTGCCGCACCGAGCTGCCGCCGCTCGTCCCGGGCGGGCGCGGCCCCGGCCACGAGAAGCGCTGCCACCTGCCCGACCCCGACGCCGTCTTCGAGGCCAAGCAGGCCGAGCTCCTGACGTCGGCCGGGCACGACCCCCACGCCCCCACGACCGGAGAGGACGCGCGGTGA
- a CDS encoding ABC transporter permease, which produces MLGFIVRRVLTALLVVLLTSIFVFVLLYKGVANPAGPVCDAQGRCTAERLAAIEEQMGLNDPILTQYGEFATGVFAGRTVSFGETAYDCPAPCLGVSYGTRGLITDELVERLPATISLAIGASIIYLVVGVTLGVLAAKVRGTATDRLLVSSSLVVSSIPYYLFCLMAYIFLVLKTPIFDETGYLPITESVGAWFFAMLLPWLVLGLFSSSNYARFTRGQMVETLGEDYIRTASAKGVSPNKVVFGHGLRAAIVPIVTIFGLDFAALLGGTIFTEKIFQIDGIGLWALDAVTRPPLDFPVVIATVLVVAIIITLANLVVDIVYGFLDPRVRIS; this is translated from the coding sequence ATGCTGGGCTTCATCGTGCGCCGGGTGCTCACGGCGCTCCTGGTCGTCCTCCTGACGTCGATCTTCGTCTTCGTGCTCCTGTACAAGGGCGTGGCCAACCCGGCCGGCCCGGTCTGCGACGCCCAGGGCCGCTGCACCGCGGAGCGGCTGGCCGCGATCGAGGAGCAGATGGGTCTCAACGACCCGATCCTCACGCAGTACGGCGAGTTCGCGACGGGTGTCTTCGCCGGGCGCACGGTCAGCTTCGGCGAGACCGCGTACGACTGCCCGGCGCCGTGCCTCGGCGTCTCGTACGGCACCCGCGGGCTGATCACCGACGAGCTCGTCGAGCGGCTGCCCGCGACCATCTCGCTGGCCATCGGGGCCTCGATCATCTACCTGGTCGTCGGGGTGACCCTCGGGGTGCTCGCGGCCAAGGTGCGTGGCACCGCCACCGACCGGCTGCTGGTCAGCTCCAGCCTGGTGGTCAGCTCGATCCCGTACTACCTGTTCTGCCTGATGGCCTACATCTTCCTGGTCCTGAAGACACCGATCTTCGACGAGACCGGGTACCTGCCGATCACCGAGAGCGTCGGAGCGTGGTTCTTCGCGATGCTGCTGCCCTGGCTGGTGCTGGGGCTGTTCTCCTCGTCCAACTACGCCCGGTTCACCCGCGGTCAGATGGTCGAGACCCTCGGTGAGGACTACATCCGCACCGCCTCGGCCAAGGGCGTCAGCCCGAACAAGGTGGTCTTCGGCCACGGCCTGCGCGCCGCGATCGTGCCGATCGTCACGATCTTCGGCCTCGACTTCGCGGCCCTGCTCGGCGGCACGATCTTCACCGAGAAGATCTTCCAGATCGACGGGATCGGGTTGTGGGCGCTCGACGCCGTCACCCGGCCGCCGCTGGACTTCCCGGTGGTCATCGCCACCGTGCTGGTGGTGGCGATCATCATCACCCTGGCCAACCTGGTCGTGGACATCGTCTACGGCTTCCTCGACCCCCGAGTGAGGATCTCGTGA
- a CDS encoding ABC transporter ATP-binding protein, protein MSDASPTTPRTTGGGPSTRTVSSAAHHATSDGKPLLEVRNLKKYFPVKSSGLLRRTVGNVQAVDGVSFTVESGRALGLVGESGCGKSTLGRLITRLYEPTAGTIDFEGQEIGQLSNKQMLPIRREIQMIFQDPYSSLNPRHTVGTIVGTPLEVHKVVAKDKILPRVQELLEIVGLNPEHYNRYPNEFSGGQRQRIGIARALALQPKLLVADEPVSALDVSIQAQVINLLQDVQREFGIAFLFIAHDLAVVRHFCPEVAVMYLGRIVEVADRETLYHRPHHPYTQALLSAVPEVSQAAAGHRRERIMLEGDVPSPINPPSGCSFRTRCRLAQDICARVEPPLLQIGPTHKVACHFPGELGKAPDRPITARLLGTDDAGAPDPGATPAEIDDRPGFGPTWYDLEARTITSTPRPGA, encoded by the coding sequence GTGAGCGACGCGAGCCCGACCACCCCCCGCACGACCGGCGGCGGCCCCAGCACCCGGACCGTCTCGAGCGCTGCGCACCACGCCACCTCCGACGGCAAGCCGCTGCTGGAGGTCCGCAACCTGAAGAAGTACTTCCCGGTCAAGTCCTCGGGCCTGCTGCGCCGCACGGTCGGCAACGTGCAGGCCGTCGACGGCGTCTCCTTCACCGTCGAGTCCGGGCGTGCCCTGGGCCTGGTGGGGGAGTCCGGCTGCGGCAAGTCCACGCTGGGCCGCCTGATCACCCGGCTCTACGAGCCGACCGCGGGCACCATCGACTTCGAGGGCCAGGAGATCGGGCAGCTCTCCAACAAGCAGATGCTGCCGATCCGGCGCGAGATCCAGATGATCTTCCAGGACCCGTACTCCTCGCTGAACCCGCGGCACACCGTCGGCACGATCGTCGGCACCCCGCTGGAGGTCCACAAGGTCGTCGCCAAGGACAAGATCCTGCCGCGCGTCCAGGAGCTGCTGGAGATCGTCGGGCTCAACCCGGAGCACTACAACCGCTACCCCAACGAGTTCTCCGGCGGGCAGCGCCAGCGGATCGGCATCGCCCGCGCCCTGGCGCTGCAGCCGAAGCTGCTGGTGGCCGACGAGCCGGTCTCCGCCCTGGACGTCTCGATCCAGGCGCAGGTGATCAACCTGCTCCAGGACGTGCAGCGCGAGTTCGGCATCGCGTTCCTCTTCATCGCCCACGACCTGGCCGTCGTGCGCCACTTCTGCCCCGAGGTCGCGGTGATGTACCTCGGCCGGATCGTCGAGGTCGCGGACCGGGAGACGCTCTACCACCGCCCGCACCACCCGTACACCCAGGCGCTGCTCTCCGCGGTGCCCGAGGTCTCGCAGGCGGCGGCCGGCCACCGTCGGGAGCGGATCATGCTCGAGGGCGACGTCCCGAGCCCGATCAACCCGCCGTCCGGCTGCTCGTTCCGGACCCGGTGCCGGCTGGCCCAGGACATCTGCGCCCGCGTCGAGCCGCCGCTGCTGCAGATCGGCCCCACGCACAAGGTCGCCTGCCACTTCCCCGGCGAGCTCGGCAAGGCACCGGACCGCCCGATCACCGCGCGCCTGCTCGGCACCGACGACGCCGGCGCCCCCGACCCCGGGGCCACCCCGGCCGAGATCGACGACCGGCCCGGCTTCGGGC
- a CDS encoding ABC transporter substrate-binding protein, translated as MRFKKPFIALTSVSLLSLAACGGSGDGPTTGSENVDRENLANTGDATDPERQGPVEIDGATEGGTVDVLSVNGANSLDPSEAYYTNTSSILQGLVTRSLTQLVYDAESGQQVLVPDLATDLGTSNEDFTEWTFTIRDDVTYENGDPITPEDIKFGMLRSMDRAAFPEGPAFSNDYFEGGAEYEGPYTGGSTDFDAIQVDGQDITIQMATPFPDMPYWGTFPAMGPIPEGPESNPAKYAQRPLASGPYKFDEYNPERSLTLVRNEEWDPNTDPGRTQYPDEYVFDFQRDSAQIDEIILNDSGDGQSTLTYDNVQASNYPTFQSDAADRLVEGGAPCTYYLAPDYRKIESKEIREALAWAYPYEDATTAAGYIIDVTRIIDATNLMPPGIPGREEYNPIPEHEPGTTDAERAAQILEEAGETGFELKFLFANDDPNAVAAKDVLVRAFEDAGFTASPQATTLAELSTVRADPDADINLRTAGWCSDWPSGGSWFPPTLQSTNLNAEGLGSNYAVFSEQDVDDRIQEILGSPIEDQPGLWNELDQYIAEEYMPVIPYSYTGTAMAHGSAIEGMQVDQNLGMPTWKDMWVNQG; from the coding sequence ATGCGGTTCAAGAAGCCGTTCATTGCGTTGACCAGCGTGAGCCTGCTGTCCCTGGCGGCCTGCGGTGGCAGCGGCGACGGGCCGACCACCGGCTCGGAGAACGTCGACCGGGAGAACCTCGCCAACACCGGCGACGCCACCGACCCCGAGCGGCAGGGCCCGGTCGAGATCGACGGCGCCACCGAGGGCGGCACGGTCGACGTGCTCAGCGTCAACGGCGCCAACAGCCTGGACCCGAGCGAGGCGTACTACACCAACACCTCCTCCATCCTCCAGGGCCTGGTGACCCGGTCGCTGACCCAGCTGGTCTACGACGCCGAGTCGGGCCAGCAGGTGCTGGTCCCCGACCTCGCCACCGACCTGGGCACCTCCAACGAGGACTTCACCGAGTGGACCTTCACGATCCGCGACGACGTGACCTACGAGAACGGTGACCCGATCACCCCCGAGGACATCAAGTTCGGGATGCTCCGCTCGATGGACCGCGCCGCGTTCCCCGAGGGCCCGGCGTTCTCCAACGACTACTTCGAGGGCGGCGCCGAGTACGAGGGCCCCTACACCGGTGGCAGCACCGACTTCGACGCCATCCAGGTCGACGGCCAGGACATCACCATCCAGATGGCGACCCCGTTCCCGGACATGCCCTACTGGGGCACCTTCCCGGCGATGGGTCCGATCCCCGAGGGCCCCGAGTCGAACCCGGCCAAGTACGCCCAGCGCCCGCTGGCCAGCGGCCCGTACAAGTTCGACGAGTACAACCCCGAGCGCAGCCTGACCCTGGTGCGCAACGAGGAGTGGGACCCGAACACCGACCCGGGGCGCACGCAGTACCCCGACGAGTACGTCTTCGACTTCCAGCGCGACAGCGCGCAGATCGACGAGATCATCCTCAACGACTCCGGTGACGGCCAGAGCACGCTGACCTACGACAACGTGCAGGCCTCGAACTACCCGACCTTCCAGTCCGACGCCGCCGACCGTCTGGTCGAGGGCGGCGCGCCGTGCACCTACTACCTGGCGCCGGACTACCGCAAGATCGAGTCCAAGGAGATCCGCGAGGCGCTGGCCTGGGCCTACCCCTACGAGGACGCCACCACGGCCGCGGGCTACATCATCGACGTGACGCGGATCATCGACGCGACCAACCTGATGCCCCCCGGCATCCCCGGGCGCGAGGAGTACAACCCGATCCCCGAGCACGAGCCCGGCACGACCGACGCCGAGCGCGCCGCTCAGATCCTCGAGGAGGCCGGCGAGACCGGCTTCGAGCTGAAGTTCCTCTTCGCCAACGACGACCCCAACGCGGTCGCCGCCAAGGACGTCCTCGTCCGGGCCTTCGAGGACGCCGGCTTCACCGCCAGCCCGCAGGCCACCACCCTGGCCGAGCTCTCCACCGTCCGCGCCGACCCCGACGCCGACATCAACCTGCGCACCGCCGGCTGGTGCTCCGACTGGCCGTCGGGCGGCTCGTGGTTCCCGCCGACCCTGCAGTCGACCAACCTGAACGCGGAGGGCCTCGGCTCGAACTACGCCGTGTTCAGCGAGCAGGACGTCGACGACCGGATCCAGGAGATCCTGGGCTCGCCGATCGAGGACCAGCCCGGTCTGTGGAACGAGCTGGACCAGTACATCGCCGAGGAATACATGCCGGTGATCCCGTACTCCTACACCGGCACCGCGATGGCGCACGGCTCGGCCATCGAGGGCATGCAGGTCGACCAGAACCTGGGCATGCCGACCTGGAAGGACATGTGGGTCAACCAGGGCTGA
- a CDS encoding ABC transporter permease, whose product MTLQSGLEPGAPAEPEDTSRAPRESTGTPASKSPTQIALQRLRQDKVAVVCGAILLLLVVLALAAPLISRAMGIYPEINSPGAPKPSEVLDQFNYPEVGPPYFGFTWDHPLGIAPNTGVDNLSNLLYGLRTSLLVATLATIVSTLVGIAIGLMAGFSRGWLDRFLSFVIDLFLSFPFLLGALTLAPIITSRFSTDLDALNRAQLLGLIAVLVIFGWMSLARLIRGQVLSLREREFVQSAQVIGVPTRRILFKELLPNMVAPIVVATSLSLPAYVAAEAGLSYLGIGLTGQPSLGQTILRATGFYNTYGIYLWVPVGVVAVLVLALNLLGDSVRDAFDPRTRR is encoded by the coding sequence ATGACCCTGCAGTCCGGTCTCGAGCCCGGCGCACCTGCTGAGCCCGAGGACACGAGTCGTGCTCCGCGGGAGTCGACCGGCACCCCGGCCAGCAAGTCGCCCACCCAGATCGCGCTGCAGCGGCTGCGCCAGGACAAGGTCGCGGTCGTCTGCGGTGCCATCCTGCTGCTGCTGGTGGTGCTGGCCCTGGCGGCCCCGCTGATCAGCCGGGCGATGGGGATCTACCCCGAGATCAACAGTCCCGGGGCCCCGAAGCCCTCGGAGGTGCTGGACCAGTTCAACTACCCCGAGGTCGGCCCGCCGTACTTCGGGTTCACCTGGGACCACCCGCTCGGCATCGCCCCCAACACGGGCGTCGACAACCTGTCCAACCTGCTCTACGGCCTGCGCACCTCGCTGCTGGTGGCCACGCTCGCCACGATCGTCTCGACCCTCGTGGGCATCGCGATCGGCCTGATGGCCGGGTTCTCGCGCGGCTGGCTCGACCGGTTCCTCTCCTTCGTGATCGACCTGTTCCTCTCGTTCCCGTTCCTGCTCGGCGCGCTGACCCTGGCCCCGATCATCACCTCGCGGTTCAGCACGGACCTCGACGCGCTCAACCGGGCGCAGCTGCTCGGGCTGATCGCGGTGCTGGTCATCTTCGGCTGGATGTCCCTGGCCCGCCTGATCCGTGGCCAGGTGCTCTCCCTGCGCGAGCGGGAGTTCGTGCAGAGCGCCCAGGTGATCGGCGTGCCGACCCGGCGGATCCTGTTCAAGGAGCTGCTGCCCAACATGGTCGCCCCGATCGTGGTGGCCACCTCGCTCTCGCTGCCGGCCTACGTGGCCGCCGAGGCCGGCTTGTCCTACCTGGGCATCGGCCTGACCGGGCAGCCCTCGCTGGGTCAGACCATCCTGCGGGCCACCGGCTTCTACAACACCTACGGCATCTACCTCTGGGTGCCGGTGGGCGTGGTCGCCGTCCTGGTGCTCGCCCTCAACCTCCTCGGCGACTCGGTACGAGACGCCTTCGACCCCCGAACCCGCCGGTGA